A single Myxococcales bacterium DNA region contains:
- a CDS encoding AgmX/PglI C-terminal domain-containing protein, translated as MGDADEPSGDEVSIAQEKGVLETTDVEDVLEQHVPAFTACYGRAGNAQRYVEGQVLLRIFVAGDGSVSDVHIVENSLGNYAIESCLADEARAIAFPAPQGGKPTDLEYPLQFRSTREIAVTEWPNTSTLPQIADALATLRPCVPLSAAPVETVLYIEPSGAVGSAGFVSAKPIEREAATCVTERMRTWRLAGEPGHVLRTRFDLVVPPKGLATLSAKARAKPRKPLRGRRGSARR; from the coding sequence GTGGGGGACGCCGATGAGCCCTCTGGCGACGAGGTCAGTATCGCGCAGGAGAAGGGGGTTCTCGAAACGACCGACGTGGAGGACGTTCTCGAGCAACACGTGCCTGCCTTCACGGCCTGTTACGGACGTGCGGGGAACGCCCAGCGCTATGTAGAGGGCCAGGTGCTGTTGCGGATCTTCGTCGCGGGCGATGGCAGCGTGTCCGACGTGCACATCGTCGAGAATTCTCTCGGCAACTATGCGATCGAGAGCTGTTTGGCCGATGAGGCCCGGGCCATCGCCTTCCCCGCACCCCAGGGCGGTAAGCCCACAGATCTCGAATACCCTCTGCAATTCAGATCGACCCGGGAGATCGCCGTGACGGAGTGGCCGAACACGTCCACCTTGCCCCAGATCGCGGACGCCTTAGCGACCCTTCGTCCCTGTGTTCCGTTGTCGGCCGCGCCCGTCGAGACCGTGCTCTACATCGAGCCTTCCGGGGCGGTAGGCTCTGCGGGGTTCGTCTCGGCGAAGCCGATCGAGCGCGAAGCGGCCACCTGTGTGACGGAACGCATGCGGACGTGGCGGCTTGCAGGTGAGCCCGGTCACGTGTTGCGTACGCGTTTCGATCTGGTGGTGCCGCCCAAAGGGCTTGCGACCCTGTCCGCGAAAGCGCGCGCGAAGCCTCGCAAGCCTCTCCGTGGGCGGCGCGGATCTGCGCGGCGCTGA
- a CDS encoding AgmX/PglI C-terminal domain-containing protein, protein MHARSGQVLEVVLRRWPVLGGGLSSFVAGASLALTLGACASTPPPSEEPTYRLVRNDPQQPQQGGLPADKQADVRLVLQQREPTVLKCYQDELNQRQDRSFQGNVTVLIRLAPNAPAGVRILKSSLNSPEVDQCLVKKIEEFEFPEVDQEGEVQNEFVFRPAY, encoded by the coding sequence ATGCACGCACGTTCGGGCCAAGTTCTTGAGGTTGTTCTGCGACGTTGGCCGGTTCTCGGGGGCGGGCTGTCGTCGTTCGTCGCCGGGGCGTCCCTGGCCTTGACGCTCGGCGCATGTGCGAGCACCCCTCCGCCTTCCGAAGAGCCCACGTACCGGCTGGTCAGGAACGACCCGCAGCAGCCGCAGCAAGGGGGCCTTCCGGCCGACAAACAGGCGGACGTCCGGCTCGTGCTCCAGCAGCGTGAACCCACCGTGCTCAAATGCTACCAGGACGAGCTGAACCAGCGGCAGGACCGAAGCTTTCAGGGCAACGTCACCGTCTTGATCCGTTTGGCCCCGAATGCTCCTGCGGGCGTGCGCATCCTCAAGAGCTCCCTCAACAGCCCCGAGGTGGATCAGTGCCTCGTGAAGAAGATTGAGGAGTTCGAGTTTCCCGAGGTCGATCAGGAGGGTGAGGTGCAGAACGAGTTCGTGTTCCGGCCCGCCTACTGA
- a CDS encoding acyl-CoA dehydrogenase, whose protein sequence is MDLELTPEQTLLRDTARDFAAKEVAPQAARIDKEHRFPRELIARMGDLGLMGIAVPETFGGAGMDTLSYVLGLEEISKACASTGVIMSVNNSLVCEPLLRFGNASQQQGWLSHLASGRKLGCYALSEPEAGSDAAAQKTSAKRQGEGWVLSGTKNFITNAPVADVVLVFATTDAAAKHKGISAFLVPLDTPGVTVGPPDDKLGIRGAPSAQVFFDECRLPADALVGAEGEGFKIAMTTLDGGRIGIAAQAVGIAQAAFEAATRYAVERKTFGKPIAEHQAIQFKLADMSTEIDAARMLLWRAAVTKDEGARFSKEAAMAKVFASEVANRVAKEAVQVFGGYGYLTDYPVERHFRDAKITEIYEGTSEIQRLVIAAALLKD, encoded by the coding sequence GTGGATCTCGAGCTAACGCCTGAGCAAACGCTGCTTCGCGACACCGCCCGCGACTTCGCCGCCAAAGAGGTCGCGCCGCAGGCCGCGCGCATCGACAAGGAGCACCGATTCCCCCGAGAGCTCATCGCGCGGATGGGTGACCTGGGGCTGATGGGCATCGCGGTGCCCGAAACCTTCGGCGGGGCCGGTATGGACACGCTCAGCTACGTTCTGGGGCTCGAGGAGATCAGCAAAGCCTGCGCTTCCACGGGCGTGATCATGTCGGTGAACAACTCCCTGGTCTGTGAGCCGCTGCTTCGTTTCGGCAACGCGTCTCAGCAGCAGGGGTGGTTGTCACACCTCGCGTCGGGGCGGAAGCTGGGCTGCTATGCCCTCTCGGAGCCGGAGGCCGGCTCGGACGCGGCCGCCCAGAAGACGTCAGCCAAGCGCCAGGGTGAAGGCTGGGTGCTCTCGGGCACGAAGAACTTCATCACCAACGCGCCGGTCGCCGACGTGGTCTTGGTGTTCGCCACCACCGACGCCGCTGCCAAGCACAAGGGCATTTCGGCCTTTTTGGTTCCCCTCGACACGCCCGGTGTCACTGTGGGCCCGCCTGACGACAAGCTCGGGATTCGGGGGGCTCCGTCCGCCCAGGTGTTTTTTGACGAGTGTCGCTTGCCCGCCGACGCGCTCGTGGGCGCCGAAGGCGAGGGCTTCAAGATCGCGATGACCACGCTCGACGGCGGTCGCATCGGGATCGCCGCGCAAGCCGTGGGCATTGCGCAGGCCGCGTTCGAGGCCGCAACCCGCTACGCGGTCGAGCGCAAGACCTTTGGCAAACCCATTGCCGAGCACCAGGCCATTCAGTTCAAACTTGCCGACATGTCCACCGAAATCGATGCGGCGCGCATGTTGTTGTGGCGGGCGGCCGTGACGAAGGACGAGGGGGCACGCTTCAGCAAAGAGGCGGCGATGGCGAAGGTCTTCGCATCCGAGGTGGCAAACCGGGTGGCCAAGGAAGCCGTGCAGGTGTTCGGTGGCTACGGCTATCTCACGGACTATCCCGTCGAACGCCATTTCCGCGACGCCAAAATCACGGAGATCTACGAGGGGACGAGTGAGATCCAGCGGCTTGTGATCGCCGCCGCGTTGCTCAAGGATTGA
- the def gene encoding peptide deformylase, translated as MPVRPILRFPDPKLREPSGPVTEFGEALAALVADMTDTMVEAEGAGLAAIQVGVPLRLFIVDGHVAGGEEGAPPIVYANPEIVDLSEESQMGDEGCLSFPGVFVPVKRSMRARIRAQDVNGNVFESEGVALVARAFQHEADHLNGRLLIDLVGPVKREIIKRKMRKEAAADAQS; from the coding sequence ATGCCCGTTCGCCCCATTCTTCGCTTTCCTGACCCGAAACTGCGCGAGCCCTCCGGCCCCGTGACGGAGTTCGGCGAGGCGCTCGCCGCGCTCGTGGCCGACATGACGGACACGATGGTGGAAGCGGAAGGCGCAGGTCTGGCAGCGATTCAGGTTGGTGTGCCACTCCGCTTGTTCATCGTGGACGGTCACGTGGCAGGCGGCGAAGAGGGCGCACCGCCCATCGTGTACGCCAATCCCGAGATCGTGGACCTCTCCGAAGAGTCGCAGATGGGAGACGAAGGCTGTCTCTCCTTCCCGGGGGTCTTCGTGCCGGTCAAGCGCAGCATGCGCGCCAGGATTCGGGCGCAGGACGTCAACGGAAACGTCTTCGAGTCCGAAGGCGTGGCGCTCGTGGCGCGCGCGTTCCAGCACGAGGCTGACCATTTGAACGGTCGCTTGCTCATCGACCTGGTGGGCCCGGTCAAGCGGGAGATCATCAAGCGGAAGATGCGCAAGGAAGCTGCGGCGGACGCCCAAAGCTAA
- the folB gene encoding dihydroneopterin aldolase, whose amino-acid sequence MARIIVSRLTFVGHHGVSAQERQEPRRFEVDVEVEASVDAAERSDELRDTIDYSEISDIIIGIGTGDPHHLLESLARQMLDALTQRFRHARVVLELRKLHPPGCSGNPDYAAVRLEA is encoded by the coding sequence ATGGCGCGCATCATCGTTTCTCGTTTGACCTTCGTGGGCCACCACGGCGTGAGCGCCCAGGAACGTCAAGAGCCACGCCGCTTCGAGGTCGACGTCGAGGTGGAGGCTTCCGTGGACGCGGCCGAACGAAGCGACGAGCTGCGCGATACGATCGACTACAGCGAGATCTCGGACATCATCATCGGCATCGGGACCGGCGACCCCCATCACCTCCTCGAGTCGCTGGCGCGACAGATGCTGGACGCGCTCACGCAACGCTTTCGCCATGCCCGCGTGGTGCTGGAACTTCGCAAGCTCCACCCTCCCGGGTGCTCGGGTAACCCGGACTACGCGGCCGTCCGTCTCGAGGCGTGA
- a CDS encoding class I SAM-dependent methyltransferase, producing the protein MTAATPSARAADVRWVAAEWARAGFTHAHVQPLFAPPGGAPLATTDALSLTLWRTRVPTPLHAMVRLWVLGHPVPASWCQQALPTWRDWAARGWVEARDRAIAPCASVSFHDGTPLVADPPHAKPEADHVMGATTATLLLERCLLPGPHLETLDLGTGSGLLALRLAASSPHVTATDVNPRALAYARLNTRLAKASHVRIVHGNGFSGLRPSGGFDLVVGNLPFVLSPERRFVYRDGTPLEGTHDSGPDTLTAALVQQVGKHLCAGGFAQFLVQWPHPADLVDAGNPAAIGRAEENHLAGWLSGNGCHALFWRFGSQTLEAHALTWSAGAARDTASARVRRIGRWITGLRAAGVGAVSTGLVTLKRSDEGDRPFMRLEDVDPPQAPCGAALKDRFEMWVRASRRGPRKKKNAFP; encoded by the coding sequence ATGACCGCGGCCACTCCGTCCGCACGCGCCGCGGATGTCAGGTGGGTCGCCGCCGAGTGGGCGCGCGCAGGATTCACTCACGCACATGTCCAGCCGCTCTTCGCCCCGCCGGGCGGAGCGCCGTTGGCAACGACCGATGCCCTTAGCCTCACGCTGTGGCGGACCCGTGTGCCCACGCCGCTTCACGCGATGGTGCGGCTTTGGGTGTTGGGCCACCCTGTCCCGGCGTCCTGGTGTCAGCAGGCTCTGCCCACCTGGCGGGACTGGGCGGCGCGGGGCTGGGTCGAGGCCCGAGATCGCGCAATCGCCCCCTGCGCCTCCGTGTCCTTTCACGACGGCACCCCGCTCGTGGCCGATCCGCCGCACGCAAAGCCCGAGGCTGACCACGTCATGGGCGCCACCACCGCCACCTTGCTGCTCGAGCGTTGTCTGCTGCCGGGGCCGCACCTCGAGACGCTCGACCTCGGAACCGGAAGCGGCTTGCTGGCCCTGAGGCTCGCAGCCTCATCGCCGCACGTGACCGCAACGGACGTCAACCCCCGCGCACTGGCCTACGCCCGGCTCAACACACGCCTGGCCAAGGCCTCCCACGTGCGCATCGTGCACGGCAATGGTTTTTCAGGTCTGCGGCCGAGCGGCGGCTTCGACTTGGTCGTGGGGAACTTACCCTTCGTGTTGTCACCGGAGCGTCGCTTCGTGTACAGGGACGGCACGCCCCTCGAAGGTACGCACGACAGCGGCCCCGACACGTTGACCGCGGCCCTCGTGCAGCAGGTGGGCAAGCACCTGTGTGCGGGAGGCTTTGCGCAGTTCCTCGTGCAATGGCCACACCCGGCGGACTTGGTAGATGCAGGTAACCCTGCAGCGATCGGGCGGGCGGAAGAAAACCACCTGGCGGGCTGGCTGTCCGGCAACGGCTGCCACGCACTTTTCTGGCGCTTCGGGAGCCAGACGCTCGAGGCACACGCTCTCACGTGGAGCGCCGGCGCGGCACGAGACACGGCCAGCGCCCGCGTGCGCCGCATCGGACGGTGGATCACTGGACTGCGCGCGGCCGGCGTCGGCGCGGTGAGCACAGGGCTCGTCACGTTGAAGCGCAGCGACGAGGGGGACCGTCCGTTCATGCGCCTCGAAGACGTCGATCCCCCCCAAGCGCCTTGCGGCGCGGCCTTGAAGGACCGCTTCGAGATGTGGGTTCGCGCGAGCCGCCGCGGGCCCCGCAAGAAGAAAAACGCCTTCCCTTAA
- a CDS encoding peptide chain release factor-like protein translates to MFPVSPEKEHALRARMEKLGLKEADLEESFVHARGHGGQNVNKVATCVVLVHLPSGIAVKCQQERSQGLNRFFARRWLCERIEAQLHPGDTPADREAQRLRRQKDRRARRARKARATRKAGESPG, encoded by the coding sequence TTGTTCCCCGTCTCACCTGAAAAAGAGCACGCCCTGCGCGCGCGCATGGAGAAGCTGGGCCTCAAGGAGGCTGATCTCGAGGAAAGCTTCGTGCACGCTCGTGGGCACGGAGGGCAAAACGTGAACAAGGTGGCCACGTGCGTGGTGCTGGTGCACCTGCCTTCGGGCATTGCCGTCAAGTGCCAGCAGGAACGTTCCCAGGGGCTCAACCGCTTCTTCGCGCGCCGATGGCTCTGCGAGCGTATCGAAGCACAGCTTCACCCTGGGGATACGCCCGCGGATCGGGAGGCGCAGCGTCTCCGGCGGCAAAAGGATCGCCGTGCGCGCCGCGCGCGCAAAGCCCGGGCTACCCGCAAGGCCGGCGAGAGCCCTGGTTAA
- a CDS encoding PilZ domain-containing protein encodes MSANPQDRRASRRNPVQVRLELTDRRTKFPARTVDVSRGGLFAATPELRPVGTLLRIRVTGPKGDPILAVGVVVRCFTSLGEAGRGLANAGLAIALTSTSEAWDLFWDDVVASEDDEAELP; translated from the coding sequence ATGTCTGCCAATCCTCAAGACCGTCGCGCGTCGCGGCGCAACCCTGTTCAGGTTCGGCTGGAGCTCACGGATCGCCGCACCAAGTTTCCCGCACGCACGGTCGACGTGAGCCGGGGGGGGTTGTTCGCCGCCACGCCAGAGCTTCGCCCCGTGGGCACGCTGCTGCGCATCCGCGTCACGGGGCCGAAGGGCGATCCGATCCTGGCGGTAGGCGTCGTGGTGCGTTGCTTCACCAGCCTGGGAGAGGCGGGCCGAGGCTTGGCGAATGCCGGGCTGGCCATTGCCCTCACATCCACGAGCGAAGCGTGGGATCTGTTCTGGGACGATGTGGTCGCAAGCGAAGACGATGAAGCTGAGCTTCCCTGA
- a CDS encoding SEC-C domain-containing protein, with protein sequence MSDTPSNAEAKQRLESTSRNDLCPCGSGKKYKKCHLRDDEAAMAPAPVTPDARAALVAGWRLFEQRRPGAAEKKFNEALALDASLVDAVVGVGMAKLSQGDKVAAVERFNDAIARQSDVASKLKAEGVTDAFSRPDAQSFIRASHALGCLAYDDGEYETAQSTLAAVYGIDAGPVGTEARLVAAKALVKLSRPAEAVPLLEAAAAFPAAAGRAHMGLSLARFLSGDTEGARMALEAAVASNAHLGPAILGQVRSRVDNPALAVPGSKDEAVVYAQAFGDVWSDEAKAFLAAVLSGEPVTARTLAQADLPSAP encoded by the coding sequence ATGAGCGATACCCCCTCGAACGCCGAAGCCAAGCAACGTCTCGAAAGCACCAGCCGCAATGATCTGTGTCCTTGTGGCTCGGGAAAGAAGTACAAAAAGTGCCATCTGCGGGACGATGAAGCCGCGATGGCTCCGGCTCCCGTGACGCCCGATGCGCGCGCAGCCTTGGTGGCGGGGTGGCGTTTGTTCGAGCAGCGACGGCCCGGCGCCGCGGAGAAGAAGTTCAACGAAGCCCTCGCACTCGACGCTTCGCTGGTGGACGCGGTGGTGGGCGTGGGCATGGCGAAGCTGTCTCAAGGTGACAAGGTCGCTGCGGTCGAGCGCTTCAACGACGCGATTGCTCGCCAAAGTGACGTCGCGAGCAAACTGAAGGCCGAGGGTGTGACCGATGCGTTTTCGCGCCCCGACGCTCAGTCCTTCATTCGTGCGAGCCATGCTCTCGGCTGCCTTGCGTACGACGACGGAGAGTACGAGACCGCGCAGAGCACCTTGGCGGCAGTCTACGGAATCGACGCGGGCCCCGTGGGTACGGAAGCGCGACTCGTGGCTGCCAAGGCCCTCGTGAAGCTGTCGCGCCCCGCCGAAGCCGTGCCCCTGCTCGAGGCCGCCGCAGCCTTCCCTGCCGCTGCAGGGCGCGCGCACATGGGCCTGTCGCTCGCGCGCTTTCTTTCGGGAGACACCGAGGGCGCGCGCATGGCCCTGGAAGCCGCTGTCGCATCGAACGCCCATCTGGGGCCTGCCATCTTGGGTCAGGTCCGGAGCCGGGTGGACAACCCCGCTTTGGCCGTCCCCGGCTCCAAGGACGAGGCCGTGGTGTATGCGCAGGCCTTTGGCGACGTTTGGTCGGACGAGGCCAAGGCCTTTCTTGCCGCCGTGCTCTCGGGCGAGCCGGTGACGGCTCGGACGCTTGCGCAAGCCGACCTCCCTTCGGCGCCCTGA
- a CDS encoding PilZ domain-containing protein, protein MSDRPPPVGSGRDPRAGARAGVVVPVRFRFQSIIDFVETQSVNVSRSGMFVATAEPLTVGQEMEFEFSLADGFALLRGTAEVVRVSQHPAGAGVRFIRLDDASRALIERIVDVNTREGKQPTVAPELTDPSAAEALHGLAGATPVADGVVFSGRLLQVQINPATAGYFVYNPLLNIRLGGFVIPGTEDVPLGTQFEVSLVSLSGQSLFAGMGKVVAKHEKRLGIRLVDVDKATLAELQLEVNKMGPGRAR, encoded by the coding sequence ATGAGCGACCGGCCACCACCCGTGGGTTCCGGCCGCGACCCGCGAGCGGGCGCACGGGCGGGAGTGGTGGTTCCCGTTCGGTTTCGCTTCCAGAGCATCATCGACTTCGTCGAGACGCAATCGGTGAACGTCAGCCGCTCAGGCATGTTCGTCGCCACGGCAGAGCCGTTGACGGTTGGTCAGGAGATGGAGTTCGAGTTTTCTCTCGCGGATGGCTTCGCCTTGCTGCGGGGTACGGCCGAGGTCGTCCGCGTGAGCCAACACCCCGCGGGAGCGGGGGTTCGGTTCATACGCCTCGACGACGCGAGCCGTGCGCTCATCGAGCGGATCGTCGACGTCAACACCCGTGAGGGTAAACAGCCCACGGTCGCGCCCGAGCTGACGGATCCCTCGGCCGCCGAGGCTCTGCACGGCCTCGCAGGCGCCACGCCCGTTGCCGACGGTGTGGTGTTTTCCGGCCGTTTGCTCCAGGTGCAAATCAACCCTGCGACGGCGGGCTATTTCGTTTACAACCCGCTGCTGAACATACGGCTCGGGGGCTTCGTCATTCCAGGCACCGAAGACGTGCCGCTCGGAACTCAGTTCGAGGTCTCCCTCGTGAGCTTGAGCGGCCAGTCTTTGTTCGCGGGCATGGGAAAAGTGGTCGCGAAACACGAAAAGCGACTCGGCATCCGGCTCGTCGACGTCGACAAGGCCACGCTGGCGGAGCTTCAGCTCGAGGTGAACAAAATGGGCCCTGGCCGCGCGCGCTGA
- a CDS encoding oxidative damage protection protein has translation MPRIVTCAKLGQELPGMAYKPFNNELGQRIFDTVSQQAWMEWVEFSKRIVNEYRLDLTSPQGQQILLEQAEQFFFGDGGKGPAEYVPQG, from the coding sequence ATGCCACGAATCGTCACATGCGCAAAATTGGGCCAGGAGCTTCCTGGCATGGCCTACAAGCCGTTTAACAACGAGCTCGGTCAGCGCATTTTCGATACCGTCTCTCAGCAGGCGTGGATGGAGTGGGTCGAATTCTCGAAGCGCATCGTCAACGAGTACCGGCTCGACCTCACGTCCCCCCAGGGGCAGCAGATTTTGCTCGAGCAGGCGGAACAGTTCTTCTTTGGTGACGGTGGCAAGGGTCCGGCTGAGTACGTCCCGCAGGGGTAA